ATATACCGGAGTTTTCGATCACATTCGGCAGCTGTACGCAAAACTTCCTGACGCGAAAATCCGCGGATACAAGCCGGGGCGATTCAGTTTCAATCGCGCTGGCGGACGTTGCGAAGACTGCGAAGGAATGGGGCAGAAGAAAATTGAAATGCACTTTCTGCCTGATGTTTGGGTGGAATGCGAAACCTGTCACGGCAAACGCTTCAATATCGAAACCCTCGCGGTGAAATATAAAGGGGAATCGATCGCCGACGTTCTTGAAATGAGCATCGGACAGGCACTGGAGCTGTTCGAAAATATTCCGAAAATTCGTGCTCCTCTCGCAACGCTGGCAGCGATCGGTCTCGATTACCTCACTTTGGGCCAATCCGCAACGACTCTTAGCGGCGGAGAAGCCCAACGAGTCAAACTGGCGGCAGAGCTGGCCAAGCCCAACAGCGGTCGGTCACTTTATCTACTCGACGAACCAACGACTGGGCTTCATTTCGATGATATTGCCAAGTTGCTGAAAGTCCTCAACAGTCTGGTCGAGCAGGGAAATACCGTCGTCATCATCGAGCATAATCTCGATGTCATCAAAACCGCCGATTGGATTGTCGACCTTGGCCCGGAAGCTGGCGTAGGTGGAGGTTGGATTGTCGTTTCCGGAACCCCGGAAGAAGTGGCGAATTACGCAGAGCGAGTCATTGGCTCCGGCAATGGAAACAGCAAGCCGAAGAAGCGACGAAAAGTTTCCCAAAATGGGGCCGAAACGAATCAGATGAGAAGTTGGACGGGAGAACTACTCGCGGACATCTTGAATTTTGAGCCGAAAGGGGAACTCGAAGTCTTCGATGCGAAGTCTGTTGCCAAAAAGCGAGAAGGTGATGTCGATATCAGCCAGGTTGGGAAAGATATCGCTGCCCCTTGGGAAGTCGATGGCCGACAATGGCACACTAAAACTCGAATCGCACGCAACGGCAAGGAAAGTCGCTGGGAAGGTAAAGCTCTCGATTATGTCGTCGACCAACTCGCCGACACCGAAGGGTTGAAGCCCGCTAACTGGAAAGATCAAGCACGTGTGGAAATCACAGCCGAACAAAAAGTCGGCTCAGGTTGGTTCTTTCACGCTCTGACGGGAGATGAATGGTTGCTCCGGCTTTATTTTCGAGTTCCGAAGGGGACTTTCGATGAAAGCGAGCTGCAGAAGAGGATTCGTCTGAAATCTGTCAACGAACTTGATGAATTGCCCATCTACAACCGTAGTGATCGCGTTCGAACGAACAATGCCAAGGGACCATTTCAAGAAATCATCTTCGACGTCCATTGGAGGGAGGAAATTGAGACTCCCGAATTCTCCGCTTTTCTCAAAGAAGCTGCCGAAGCATATCTATCGCACGTCGAACAGGTTGCCCAGAAAGATCCTGCTGACTTGATGCCGTGGAAAGTTCTCGGCAAAAAATGGCATCTCTCGCGAAAAGGCTTTCCTTCCAGTAAGCGAGTGGCTTGGAAGCTGGAAACTCTCGAGAGCCTTTTTCAGATTCTTGAAACCGAACTCACTGACTTTCCGCTTGATTGGTCAAACAAAACTACCGTTCAATTCAAGCACCCGGATAGTGGAGATCTCGTCGCGGAGCTGCAGACGAAACGTCGAGACGCAATTTATCTGACGCTTCTGTCGAATCCCGGAACATTTGCACTGGGCCAGGTGACAACTCTCGGCAAAACCAGAAAGTTGGAACCGCACCGCTCCGGAAAAGAAGCCATTCAAATTCAGTTCACCTCCAAGGCCAATCTGAAAGTGACACAGCTGCGATCCTTTCTGAAAGAATTTGTGAGTCAGGTGAAGTAGCATCTGTCGGACTTCGCAACACATAGAGGGGGATGTCAATGCGATCCAACTTCGCACGCTTGGCAAACGCTAGCCAGGCTATCGTCTCCACCGCTTTAAAGCAGTTGCAGCAAGATCTTCCAGGTGAACGGTTTTACGGTTTCGCTCTCTGTGTTGATGCCGACGCCACGAGCTGTTACTGGTCGGCAAACTCCGAGGAATCGCTGATCCGATACGCAGAGGCGTGGAAAGCTAAGACCGTAGAGCGATTTCCTGACTCGTCGGTTACCCTCGATCAAGCGATCGGGCTTCACCGGGATGATCCATCTGCTTGGACTTACGACATCGAATATTTGAGTGACGCCGAAGCAACAACTCAATCACAACGGCAACTCAACGGTATTTTTGGAGAAATCTGGACGGCAGCGGAAAACTCGTGGCTGCCAAACATCTGGCGAACTACATCAACCAGGAAGAAATGCCTGAGAGCTCTAAGCAGCGGAATCAACCAGTACCGAGCTATCTCCAAGCAAGATTCAACGGATCAATCCATAGTCTTGTTAGTGTGGATCAATGATCCAGACGACCCCGCTGAAAATCAAATGCTCGCTCGTCTGACAAATTCGGAGAGCCAACTCGCTGGATTCTTCTACGAACCGGAAGCAGAATAGAACCGGAACCGAAGCTTGTGTGACACGCATCTGCTAAGATGAACCGACAGCGCATAAAAAAACCTCACACACCCGAGGATGTATGAGGTAAAAGAACCGGCAATAACCTACTTTCGCACCTTTCGGCACTATCATCGGCTCTATGTGCTTAACGATCGTGTTCGGAATGGGAACGTGTGTTTCCACATAGATGTAGTCACCGGAAAGCCAGAGCACTGCCGTTAAACAGTGCAATGGAATTCAAAAGGCAAAAAGACGCGTTTTATCGTTATTGAAGACCTCGTTGAGATCGCTTGCATTGGCACGATCAAAACTAAAATGGTCAAGCGTTTGTCCGTTAGTACTGGTCAGCTGAGATTGTTGCCAATCTTACACAGCCAGCCTATCAACCTGGTAGTCTTCCAGGGGACTCATCGAAATCTAATCTTGGGACTGGCTTCGCGCTTAGATGCTTTCAGCGCTTATCCGAACCGTACATAGCTACCCTGCGCTGCCTCTAGCGAGACAACAGGAACACCAGAGGTACGTCCCTCTAAATCCTCTCGTACTAAAGAGAAAATCCCTCAAATTTCGTACGCCCACAGCAGATAGGGACCAACCTGTCTCACGACGGTTTAAACCCAGCTCGCGTACCACTTTAATCGGCGAACAGCCGAACCCTTGGGAGCTTCTTCACCCCCAGGATGTGATGAGCCGACATCGAGGTGCCAAACCACACCGCCGCTATGGACGCTCGGGTGTGATCAGCCTGTTATCCCCAGAGTACCTTTTATCTGTTGAGCGACGGCCCTTCCATTCGGAACCGCCGGATCACTAACTCCGACTTTCGTCTCTGCTCGATTCATCAATCTCGCAGTCAAGCACCCTTCTACGTTTACGCTCTTCGCCTGATTGCTAACCAGGCTGAGGGTACCTTTGAGCTCCTCCGTTACTCTTTAGGAGGAGACCGCCCCAGTCAAACTGCCCAACTGGCACTGTCCACCAATTTGTTGTTGGAGTTAGATATCAAGTAGGTTCAGGGTGGTATTTCACCAGCGGCTCACTGACAGCTAGCGCTGCCAGATCAAAGCCTCCCACCTATCCTACACAAAACATACCTAATACCAATACCAGCCTACAGTAAAGGTTCATAGGGTCTTTCCGTCACGCTGCGGGTACGTGGCATCTTCACCACGGCTACAATTTCACCGGGTCGCTGGTTGAGACAGTGTTCCAGTCGTTACGCCATTCATGCAGGTCGGAACTTACCCGACAAGGAATTTCGCTACCTTAGGACCCTCATAGTTAGGGCCGCCGTTTACCGGAGCTTCGGTCGTGAGCTTGCACCCCCTTCCTTAACTTACCGGCACCGAGCAGGCGTCAGACTCTATACATCCTCTTACGAGTTCGCAGAGTCCTGTGTTTTTAGTAAACAGTCGCCGGAACCGCTTTGCTGTGACCACCTTGCGGTGGCACCCCTTATCCCGAAGTTACGGGGCAATTTTGCCGAGTTCCTTAACCAGCGTTTTCCCGAGCACCTTAGGCTACTCGCCTCGCCTACCTGTGTCAGTTTTAGTACGGTCGCGTTTAGTGTATGGGCTTTTCTTGATTGTCAATTCGATGACTTCATCATCAGGGACTCGGCCTTGCGGCACGGACTAATCTAACAGTCCGATCATCTTCATGACAACGTCCCCCATACTGCGGCGCAGGAATATTAACCTGCTATCCATCGTCTACCCCTTTCGGGCTCGACTAAGGGACCGGCTAACCCTGGGCGGATTTACCTTCCCCAGGAAACCTTAGGCTTACGGTGGGCAGGATTCTCACCTGCCTTATCGTTACTCATTCCGGCATAATCACTTCCAATTCCCGACATGGCTCCTTACGGTACCACTTGCTGAATTGGAACGCTCTCCTACCATTCTTACGAATCCACTGCTTCGGTGATTTACTTACTCCCGTTCATTATCGGTGCAAAAATGCTCGATCGGTAAGCTATTACGCACTTTTTAAATGGTGGCTGCTTCTAAGCCAACATCCCGACTGTCATTGCATCTAAACATCCTTTCTGACTCAGTAAATCTTAGGGACCTTAGCAGGTGGTCTGGGTTGTTTCCCTCTCGACCGCGGAGCTTATCCCCCGCGGACTAACTCCTAAGATAGGCACATCGGTATTCGGAGTTTGGTCACAGTGGGTACCCCGGGAGGGGCCCCAGCCGAAATCAGTCTCTCTACCCCCGATGCGTAGTTTCTTAAGGCTAACCCTAAAGTTATTTCGGAGAGAACGAGCTATCTCCTGGTTTGATGAGACTTTTACTCCTCCCCACAGGTCATCCCCCTATTTTTCAACACAGGTGGGTTCGGTCCTCCACGCAGTCTTACCCGCGCTTCAACCTGCCCATGGGTAGTTCACCAGGGTTCGCGTCTACCGCCATTGACAAATTCGCCCTATTCAGACTCGGTTTCCCTTAGGCTTCGATCCGTAAGATCTTAACCAGCCAATGACGATAACTCGCCGGATCATTATGCAAAAGGCACGCCGTCACACGACTCCGAAGAGTACAGTGCTTCGACAGCTTGTAGGCACATGGTTTCAGGTTCTTTCCCTCCCCTAAAAGGGGTTCTTTTCATCTTTCGCTCGCGCTACTTTTCACTATCGGTCGTTGGTGAGTACTTAGCCTTAGGAGATGGGCCTCCTAGATTCAGACCGGGTTTCACGTGACCGGTCCTACTCGGGTGCCGACTAGCTGTTTCATGCTTTCGAGTACGGGGCTCTCACCCTGTGTCACTCCGTGTTCCAACGGATTCCTCTAGCAATTCACAATGCATATTGTCGGTCCCACAACCCCGCATGCCGTAGCACACGGTTTGGGCTAGTCCCTTTTCGCTCGCCGCTACTCAGGGAGTCGAAATTTCTTTCTCTTCCTGTGGGTACTTAGATGTTTCAGTTCCCCACGTTAGCCACCCTTGCGGGTTAATTCGGGAATCTCGGGATCAACGCCTGTTTGACGGCTCCCCCAAGCTTTTCGCAGCCTTCCACGCCCTTCATCGCCTACCAACGCCAAGACATCCCCCATGTGCCCTTATTAGCTTGACCACTTTAGTTTCAATCACGCCTCGCACAACGAGTGTGCGATACGCAAGGCGAAACCAAAGAGGCAAACAGTGATAATCGTCACGTTGACGACACCGTGCACAAAACGTGCAACCTCTAAGAGCTCTTCAAACTTTCGTTGCGTTTGCTGAAAATTTTTCAGCTTTTTAGCAACATTTGATGCCACGCGTCTTTCTGCCAAATTGTCAAAGATCAATCAAACCCTCTTTGGGTTTGTCGCAAGCTGTTTGCTTTTCTGCACTTGCGTGCAACTGAGCGTTGTTAGCTTGCTGTCCGCTTGAGTCGTTTCGCTCAAGGCGGGGAGGCATGTTAGGAGAAGGAGAAGTTGTCGTCAAGCGACTGTGAAATCTTTTTTGAAGAATTCTTTTCTCGATTCTCCGCTGAGGTGTTTCAGTTTTCTGTTGCCTTAGAGGCAGCAGAGAGCTTGAACCCTCAGTTGGCTTGTGTCCACAGTTTGACGGCATCTAGCGTTGCCGGAAGTGGATTCAGCACTGAGTCGCGGGACTTTATCGAGGACTGCCTAGTCAGGCAAGTCTGCGAGCAAAGCCAACTCGCGAAAATGTTTCACTTTCTTTTCTGGAGGTTTTAACCATCCAGAAACCACCGTGAAACACAGTGGAGACGATCGGGCTCGAACCGACAACCCCCTGCTTGCAAAGCAGGTGCTCTCCCAATTGAGCTACGTCCCCGGGCGGGATTTGTCGAACGTGATCCGTTTGAAAAATCCCTAGTGGGCGTGCCAGGATTCGAACCTGGGACCTCAGCTTTATCAGAGCTGCACTCTAACCAACTGAGCTACACGCCCGGTGTCGCCGTCAGGCGAGCAGAGAATGATATCGGTGAAGGTCTGCGGTCGCAACCGAAGATGACAGGAATTTGGATAACTCGTTGATCTCCTCGATCACGGGGAGAGGCATCACTGTGCAGCGAGGCGTTTTCGCTCGTCGACGATCTTGTTGATGGCGTTGTTGGCAGCTTCGTTGAGTGGGATTTTCTCCGCTTCTCCGCCTGTTCGCCATTTGAT
The sequence above is drawn from the Thalassoglobus sp. JC818 genome and encodes:
- the uvrA gene encoding excinuclease ABC subunit UvrA, giving the protein MARTFEELTPQNFSFNSPLGWCPACEGLGTEVGTDQSVIVANPNFSIDQGAVSAWPSPEENISFAAVIQALTDQFGIPRDIPWYQLSPQHQRVILHGSGEDKIEVQFPNSKASVKIQYKGLYPAIEEAARVSYPYRAKFQDLVGVKPCSVCDGTRLRADSASVQLEETTLPQLCQRPLDEVLSFLESISLEDSQKKIAGDLLNEAIHRLKFLVDVGLHYLTLDRGMPTLSGGESQRIRLAGQIGRALTGVLYVLDEPTIGLHPRDNGRLVEALKKLKELGNTVVLVEHDREVLDAADRLFDFGPGSGRFGGNVTSEGTPKQIQRRAKTSLTGAYLSGAKRIVIPNTRRMERETDETESTDANESLTDLYRKPPGGGWLEILGCQQNNLRNVDLQIPLGALTCVTGLSGSGKSSLIQETLARAVSRHLRLKGPAPGPFREMKGAEEINRVMAVDQNPIGATPASNPATYTGVFDHIRQLYAKLPDAKIRGYKPGRFSFNRAGGRCEDCEGMGQKKIEMHFLPDVWVECETCHGKRFNIETLAVKYKGESIADVLEMSIGQALELFENIPKIRAPLATLAAIGLDYLTLGQSATTLSGGEAQRVKLAAELAKPNSGRSLYLLDEPTTGLHFDDIAKLLKVLNSLVEQGNTVVIIEHNLDVIKTADWIVDLGPEAGVGGGWIVVSGTPEEVANYAERVIGSGNGNSKPKKRRKVSQNGAETNQMRSWTGELLADILNFEPKGELEVFDAKSVAKKREGDVDISQVGKDIAAPWEVDGRQWHTKTRIARNGKESRWEGKALDYVVDQLADTEGLKPANWKDQARVEITAEQKVGSGWFFHALTGDEWLLRLYFRVPKGTFDESELQKRIRLKSVNELDELPIYNRSDRVRTNNAKGPFQEIIFDVHWREEIETPEFSAFLKEAAEAYLSHVEQVAQKDPADLMPWKVLGKKWHLSRKGFPSSKRVAWKLETLESLFQILETELTDFPLDWSNKTTVQFKHPDSGDLVAELQTKRRDAIYLTLLSNPGTFALGQVTTLGKTRKLEPHRSGKEAIQIQFTSKANLKVTQLRSFLKEFVSQVK
- a CDS encoding DUF4303 domain-containing protein; protein product: MRSNFARLANASQAIVSTALKQLQQDLPGERFYGFALCVDADATSCYWSANSEESLIRYAEAWKAKTVERFPDSSVTLDQAIGLHRDDPSAWTYDIEYLSDAEATTQSQRQLNGIFGEIWTAAENSWLPNIWRTTSTRKKCLRALSSGINQYRAISKQDSTDQSIVLLVWINDPDDPAENQMLARLTNSESQLAGFFYEPEAE